From the Ctenopharyngodon idella isolate HZGC_01 chromosome 3, HZGC01, whole genome shotgun sequence genome, one window contains:
- the g6pc1b gene encoding glucose-6-phosphatase b produces MEVLYGYGISSTLYLQTHYGHAQSWFTFVSTVADLRTTFLVFFPIWFHLQSAVGVKLVWVAVVGDWLNLVLKWLMFGERPYWWVKETVYYGNLTLPQIKQFPMTCETGPGSPSGHAMGAAGVYYAMITSLLPILQGCDALKRWCLQGLLWALFWGVQVCVSLSRVFIAAHFPHQVFAGVVSGIAVAKAFNRVSWIYSASLKGYVHTILCLVFVALGLYALLDAASIDPYWSLMKAQKWCIQSEWVHLDTTPFAGLLRNTGALFGLGLSLHLPSHGDLEKNKSCGNSAIYRLTCTAATLPLLSLLDSFRPPTSTHALFYALSFCKGATVPLTTISFVPYCISTLANVYNRIKAQ; encoded by the exons ATGGAAGTCTTGTATGGGTATGGGATTAGCAGTACGTTATACCTGCAGACGCATTATGGGCATGCCCAAAGCTGGTTTACGTTTGTGTCTACTGTGGCAGACCTGCGTACAacatttttagtcttttttcCCATCTGGTTCCACCTACAATCAGCAGTGGGAGTAAAGCTTGTCTGGGTTGCTGTTGTGGGAGACTGGCTCAACTTAGTCCTCAAATG GCTCATGTTTGGTGAGCGTCCTTATTGGTGGGTTAAAGAAACGGTTTATTATGGCAACTTGACTCTACCACAAATCAAACAGTTCCCCATGACCTGCGAGACTGGCCCCG GAAGTCCCTCAGGTCATGCAATGGGAGCTGCAGGGGTGTACTATGCCATGATCACATCACTGCTGCCGATTTTGCAGGGATGTGATGCCCTAAAAAGATG GTGCTTGCAGGGTCTTCTTTGGGCTCTTTTCTGGGGTGTGCAGGTGTGTGTCAGTCTTTCTCGAGTCTTCATTGCAGCTCATTTCCCACATCAGGTCTTTGCTGGAGTTGTTTCGG GAATTGCTGTGGCCAAGGCTTTTAATAGAGTGTCCTGGATCTATTCAGCAAGCTTGAAGGGTTATGTGCACACCATCCTCTGTCTCGTGTTTGTTGCGCTGGGGCTTTATGCTTTGTTGGATGCTGCTTCAATAGACCCCTACTGGAGCCTAATGAAGGCACAGAAGTGGTGCATTCAGTCTGAATGGGTCCATCTGGACACCACACCCTTTGCTGGCCTCCTCCGCAACACTGGCGCCCTGTTCGGCCTAGGGCTGAGCCTCCATTTGCCTAGTCATGGTGATCTGGAGAAAAACAAGAGCTGTGGAAACAGCGCCATTTACAGATTGACCTGTACAGCAGCAACACTGCCACTCCTGAGCCTCTTGGACTCATTCAGACCACCGACTAGCACTCATGCTCTCTTCTATGCCCTTTCTTTTTGTAAGGGCGCCACTGTGCCTCTAACCACTATAAGTTTTGTACCTTACTGCATAAGCACATTAGCAAATGTATACAACAGaataaaagcacaataa
- the aoc2 gene encoding retina-specific copper amine oxidase isoform X1, which yields MNSLLKYLLILLGLISVIINIVLICLNSHRLPKCMSQPQESLQVKHSDKSLVFADLTAEEYKSVRDYMWAQKDLKISHSLTAKPSENFLFLIDLSLPRKADVLHYLDANGQKPTREASVVVFYGEGGYLKEYVVGPLPGPQQHRDVTQEKYNTTELPFTARTVTIGEYVQLFTLLSQAFQKLEKPLRESFGYIPNERKLLPFEGMPRGIKSGDRKTWVSFFRDFSGMYIHPVGFEMLINHESSNTSEWTIDRLLYNGQYFDSTDTFITAYEGSKLKKIVFKDIKNYASLKPRKKPSGLGPQQYYLQGKRFSVKKNQVVYLDWSFAFGLSSLTGMRVFDIRFKGERIAYELSVQEAMSVYGSLTPGMMLTKFLDSSIGIGRFAHELVRGIDCPYVATYVDTYRYIDTNVTQRFRNSICVFEHDIGRPLRRHFSDFFHNGFGGMANSALVFRTITAIGNYDYIWDFIFYQSGSVEARVHATGYISSSFKDDGNLQYGHQVAENVLGNIHTHFINFKVDLDILGVKNMFQTKDMIYKEVPLPWMPSVKAKIPQLVEQKIRTEKEAAMLHSAKTPRYLHIASNRTNRWGHQRSYRLQVVSFAGDHLPESESVERSMSWARYKVAITKHKDKEQTSSSLYSQNYMWSPFVDFSKYIEDNEAIDNEDLVAWVTAGFLHIPHAEDIPNTVTVGNGGGVIIRPHNYFDEDPSVNSPDGVYFAPGSESDCEYNKMACLEKDQCSSTLEPFTYHGFEGVMKFE from the exons ATGAATTCTCTATTAAAATACTTATTGATACTTCTGGGACTTATCTCAGTGATTATCAACATTGTGTTGATATGCTTAAATTCACATAGGCTTCCAAAATGTATGTCCCAGCCGCAAGAATCCCTACAGGTCAAGCATTCAGATAAAAGTCTGGTTTTTGCGGATCTGACAGCAGAGGAGTACAAGTCTGTTCGCGACTACATGTGGGCCCAGAAAGACTTAAAAATCTCTCATTCGCTCACAGCAAAGCCCTCGGagaattttctctttttaattgACCTCTCGCTCCCACGGAAGGCTGATGTGCTGCACTACTTGGATGCCAACGGACAGAAGCCCACACGCGAGGCGAGCGTCGTGGTGTTCTATGGCGAAGGAGGTTACCTGAAAGAGTATGTGGTGGGACCGTTACCTGGTCCACAGCAGCATCGAGACGTTACTCAGGAGAAGTACAACACGACGGAGTTACCCTTCACAGCCCGAACAGTGACAATTGGGGAGTATGTGCAGCTCTTCACGCTGCTTTCTCAAGCTTTCCAAAAACTTGAAAAACCTCTAAGGGAAAGTTTTGGTTATATCCCAAATGAAAGGAAACTGCTGCCGTTTGAGGGTATGCCGAGGGGCATCAAAAGTGGTGACCGCAAGACCTGGGTCTCTTTTTTTCGTGATTTCAGTGGCATGTACATCCATCCTGTGGGTTTTGAGATGCTGATCAATCACGAAAGCAGCAACACATCAGAATGGACGATTGACAGGTTATTGTACAACGGCCAATATTTCGACAGCACTGACACATTTATTACAGCTTACGAAGGgagtaaattaaaaaagataGTCTTCAAAGATATCAAAAACTACGCCTCGCTGAAGCCGAGGAAAAAACCTTCTGGTTTAGGACCACAGCAGTATTATCTTCAAGGTAAACGTTTCAGCGTTAAAAAAAACCAGGTGGTTTATCTGGACTGGAGCTTTGCGTTTGGTTTGAGCTCTCTGACTGGGATGAGGGTGTTTGATATTCGTTTTAAAGGAGAAAGGATTGCGTACGAACTCAGCGTGCAGGAGGCGATGTCTGTCTACGGTTCTCTTACGCCTGGGATGATGCTCACGAAGTTCCTCGACTCAAGTATCGGAATCGGTCGCTTCGCTCACGAGCTCGTGCGCGGGATCGACTGTCCGTACGTTGCCACCTATGTAGACACGTACCGCTATATTGACACGAACGTCACGCAGCGTTTCAGaaactccatctgtgtttttgaGCATGACATTGGGCGACCTCTGCGACGACACTTCTCAGATTTCTTTCATAATGGTTTCGGTGGGATGGCAAACAGTGCTCTGGTGTTCCGCACTATTACTGCTATAGGGAACTACGATTACATATGGGACTTCATTTTCTATCAAAGCGGCTCCGTGGAGGCGAGAGTTCACGCCACGGGCTACATATCATCCTCTTTTAAGGATGACGGAAATCTGCAGTACGGGCACCAGGTTGCAGAGAATGTCCTTGGAAATATCCATACGCATTTTATTAACTTTAAAGTCGACCTGGATATCTTAG GTGTGAAGAATATGTTTCAGACTAAAGACATGATATATAAGGAGGTGCCATTGCCATGGATGCCTTCAGTGAAAGCAAAGATACCACAACTGGTGGAGCAGAAAATCAGGACAGAGAAAGAAGCAGCGATGCTTCATAGCGCCAAAACACCCCGTTACCTTCATATAGCCAGTAATCGGACTAATCGCTGGGGCCACCAGCGCTCATACAGGCTTCAGGTGGTGAGCTTTGCTGGAGATCACCTCCCTGAAAGTGAGTCTGTAGAGAGGTCCATGTCCTGGGCTCG GTATAAAGTTGCTATAACCAAGCATAAAGACAAAGAGCAGACTAGTAGTAGTCTATACAGTCAGAATTACATGTGGTCCCCATTTGTTGACTTCAGCAAATATATTGAAGATAACGAGGCGATCGACAATGAG GACTTGGTAGCCTGGGTGACCGCTGGTTTCCTACACATTCCACATGCAGAAGACATTCCCAACACAGTTACAGTGGGCAATGGTGGTGGTGTCATCATTAGACCGCACAACTATTTCGATGAAGATCCGTCCGTCAACTCACCTGATGGAGTGTATTTTGCTCCAGGCTCTGAGAGTGACTGTGAGTACAACAAAATGGCGTGTCTGGAAAAGGATCAATGCAGTTCCACACTGGAGCCATTCACTTACCACGGCTTTGAAGGTGTTATGAAGTTTGAGTAA
- the aoc2 gene encoding retina-specific copper amine oxidase isoform X2, translated as MFQTKDMIYKEVPLPWMPSVKAKIPQLVEQKIRTEKEAAMLHSAKTPRYLHIASNRTNRWGHQRSYRLQVVSFAGDHLPESESVERSMSWARYKVAITKHKDKEQTSSSLYSQNYMWSPFVDFSKYIEDNEAIDNEDLVAWVTAGFLHIPHAEDIPNTVTVGNGGGVIIRPHNYFDEDPSVNSPDGVYFAPGSESDCEYNKMACLEKDQCSSTLEPFTYHGFEGVMKFE; from the exons ATGTTTCAGACTAAAGACATGATATATAAGGAGGTGCCATTGCCATGGATGCCTTCAGTGAAAGCAAAGATACCACAACTGGTGGAGCAGAAAATCAGGACAGAGAAAGAAGCAGCGATGCTTCATAGCGCCAAAACACCCCGTTACCTTCATATAGCCAGTAATCGGACTAATCGCTGGGGCCACCAGCGCTCATACAGGCTTCAGGTGGTGAGCTTTGCTGGAGATCACCTCCCTGAAAGTGAGTCTGTAGAGAGGTCCATGTCCTGGGCTCG GTATAAAGTTGCTATAACCAAGCATAAAGACAAAGAGCAGACTAGTAGTAGTCTATACAGTCAGAATTACATGTGGTCCCCATTTGTTGACTTCAGCAAATATATTGAAGATAACGAGGCGATCGACAATGAG GACTTGGTAGCCTGGGTGACCGCTGGTTTCCTACACATTCCACATGCAGAAGACATTCCCAACACAGTTACAGTGGGCAATGGTGGTGGTGTCATCATTAGACCGCACAACTATTTCGATGAAGATCCGTCCGTCAACTCACCTGATGGAGTGTATTTTGCTCCAGGCTCTGAGAGTGACTGTGAGTACAACAAAATGGCGTGTCTGGAAAAGGATCAATGCAGTTCCACACTGGAGCCATTCACTTACCACGGCTTTGAAGGTGTTATGAAGTTTGAGTAA